In methanogenic archaeon ISO4-H5, the following are encoded in one genomic region:
- a CDS encoding ABC transporter ATP-binding protein, with protein sequence MVNAMEIKDLGYSYKERAVLESISLGIGKGRIVGILGPNGCGKSTLLKNLNRNLRPHHGCVVVDGSDLESLKKKDIARRVSVVPQSNEINFAFTVREIVEMGRMPFQESFSGFSSKDVRIVDEAIRSTGLENMQDRYINTMSGGERQRAIIARAIAQTPEILLMDEPTLHLDVNMQFEVLDLVKRLSKEKGLTVVIVSHDLPMAARYCDEIAMIHDHKILCFGSPEEVLTKENMRTVFNVEADFGTDPFSGEKTVFLHGVAKKQ encoded by the coding sequence ATGGTGAACGCCATGGAAATCAAGGACCTCGGCTATTCCTACAAGGAAAGGGCTGTACTCGAGAGCATATCCCTCGGCATCGGCAAAGGCAGGATCGTCGGTATCCTCGGACCCAACGGATGCGGCAAATCCACCCTGCTGAAGAACCTCAACCGCAACCTCAGACCCCATCACGGATGTGTGGTCGTGGACGGCAGCGACCTCGAAAGCCTGAAGAAGAAGGACATCGCCCGTAGGGTATCCGTAGTCCCCCAGTCCAACGAGATCAACTTCGCCTTCACGGTCAGGGAGATCGTGGAGATGGGCCGCATGCCCTTCCAGGAATCCTTCTCCGGATTCTCTTCGAAGGATGTGAGGATCGTTGACGAAGCTATCCGCAGCACCGGCCTGGAGAACATGCAGGACAGATACATCAACACCATGAGCGGAGGGGAGAGGCAGAGGGCCATCATCGCCCGCGCCATCGCCCAGACACCGGAGATACTGCTGATGGACGAACCCACTCTCCATCTCGACGTCAACATGCAGTTCGAGGTCCTCGATTTGGTTAAAAGGCTCAGCAAGGAGAAGGGACTCACCGTGGTAATCGTCTCCCACGACCTGCCCATGGCCGCCAGATACTGCGACGAGATAGCCATGATCCATGACCACAAGATCCTCTGTTTCGGATCCCCCGAGGAGGTCCTCACGAAGGAGAACATGCGCACGGTGTTCAACGTGGAGGCGGACTTCGGAACGGATCCGTTCAGCGGCGAGAAGACCGTCTTCCTTCACGGCGTAGCCAAGAAGCAGTGA
- a CDS encoding ABC transporter permease protein, which yields MEHRVKRGKSFAVIAVLLMSVSLFAIVSVSDTGDADSSFIVQDGTGRSFAYSGPANRIVSGGAGATMTIADAGAIDKIVAVDKYSLYSYNNYPQLETLTTNSLGSFYGTTNHDYIRTTLVGMVDSGDLSLDDTIILTSYSSNETLRTILESEGFTKVLVWVSIDSYQGIVDFVRTVSLIATGGTPASVADMDAKIAHVQDYISSYSERPKAMYVAYYSGSLMIGNKGIMPSMLEMVGADIIGKDPDKGKNYGDTNTIVTLLENNRDTVLFVQNSYFTGHTLDEFYTEVFGGDRSVLVVPMGLHWNNWNPESADGLTEIAVNLYDRPSAPAGNDDGNKYVAYASAALVILVAAMIVWGIYCLVQIRRTGNSSIGIRNFAKMSAVLAAVSIILFLFILLDLSWAGNRTLGIIDTWNALMGHGTWGNDIIVNKQNLPRVAFGIFVGAGLAVTGAVMQAVFRNPLATPYILGLSSGASLGSAIAISIFTASVAIFQPILAFAFCLLTMVIVYAISHTRGNSVRTETLVLAGVAVSSLISALVSLLTYIAPSDRMGSIVFWTMGNLGNVVSSGWTDFLIAVPFIVAGIILMFTQCRNLNALMLGDAHAMDLGVDVRKVRLFLLVISTLVVAACVAFVGTIGFIGLVIPHIMRLILGPDNRIIIPTSAVAGAAFIIMCDYLAHLTAPIYGVLPIGVVTALIGAPFFIYLLVKKRREVGW from the coding sequence ATGGAACACCGGGTGAAACGCGGTAAGTCATTTGCGGTTATCGCTGTATTGCTGATGTCCGTATCTCTTTTTGCAATCGTGTCAGTATCCGACACCGGCGATGCGGATTCCTCGTTCATCGTCCAGGACGGGACCGGAAGGAGCTTCGCTTATTCCGGGCCTGCGAACCGTATCGTATCGGGCGGGGCCGGTGCCACGATGACCATCGCCGACGCGGGTGCCATCGACAAGATCGTCGCGGTGGACAAGTACTCCCTGTATTCTTACAACAACTACCCCCAGTTGGAGACCCTCACGACCAACAGTCTCGGCAGTTTCTACGGCACCACCAACCATGACTATATCAGGACTACGTTGGTAGGCATGGTCGATTCCGGAGATCTCTCCCTGGACGATACCATCATCCTCACCTCCTACTCGAGCAACGAAACACTCCGCACCATCCTGGAGAGCGAAGGGTTCACAAAAGTCCTCGTCTGGGTCTCCATCGACAGCTATCAGGGGATCGTCGACTTCGTAAGGACTGTGAGCCTCATCGCCACCGGCGGTACCCCTGCCTCCGTCGCCGACATGGATGCCAAGATCGCTCACGTACAGGATTACATCTCGTCATACAGCGAGAGGCCCAAGGCGATGTACGTCGCATACTACAGCGGTAGCCTGATGATCGGCAACAAGGGTATCATGCCGAGCATGCTCGAGATGGTCGGAGCCGATATCATCGGCAAAGACCCGGACAAAGGAAAAAACTACGGAGACACCAACACTATCGTGACGCTGCTGGAGAACAACCGCGACACCGTCCTGTTCGTCCAGAACTCCTATTTCACCGGCCATACCCTCGACGAGTTCTACACCGAGGTCTTCGGCGGCGACCGTTCCGTCCTGGTGGTTCCCATGGGACTCCATTGGAACAACTGGAATCCCGAGTCCGCCGACGGCCTCACCGAGATCGCGGTGAACCTCTACGACCGTCCCTCCGCCCCCGCGGGGAACGACGACGGGAACAAATACGTGGCCTACGCCTCCGCAGCCCTCGTGATCCTGGTCGCCGCCATGATCGTATGGGGGATATACTGCCTCGTACAGATCAGAAGGACCGGTAACAGCAGCATCGGCATCAGGAACTTCGCCAAGATGTCGGCCGTCCTCGCCGCTGTCTCCATTATCCTGTTCCTCTTCATACTCCTGGACCTCTCCTGGGCGGGCAACCGCACCTTGGGTATCATCGACACCTGGAACGCACTAATGGGCCACGGGACCTGGGGCAACGACATCATCGTCAACAAACAGAACCTCCCGAGGGTGGCGTTCGGCATCTTCGTCGGAGCGGGCCTCGCCGTCACCGGTGCCGTCATGCAGGCGGTGTTCAGGAATCCCCTGGCCACACCATACATCCTCGGTCTGTCCTCCGGAGCCTCCCTCGGTTCCGCCATAGCCATCAGCATCTTCACCGCCTCCGTGGCGATCTTCCAGCCGATACTCGCCTTCGCGTTCTGTCTGCTGACGATGGTCATCGTCTACGCGATCTCGCACACCCGCGGCAACTCGGTGAGGACCGAGACCCTCGTACTGGCAGGAGTGGCGGTCTCCTCGCTGATATCCGCATTGGTCTCCCTGCTCACTTACATCGCGCCCAGCGACAGGATGGGCAGCATCGTCTTCTGGACCATGGGCAACCTGGGGAACGTGGTTAGCTCCGGCTGGACCGACTTCCTCATCGCCGTACCGTTCATCGTGGCAGGCATAATCCTGATGTTCACCCAATGCCGTAACCTCAACGCCCTCATGCTCGGCGACGCCCACGCCATGGACCTGGGTGTAGATGTACGGAAGGTCAGGCTGTTCCTTCTGGTGATCTCGACCCTGGTGGTCGCCGCCTGCGTAGCATTCGTGGGGACCATCGGATTCATCGGTCTCGTCATCCCCCACATCATGAGGCTCATCCTCGGTCCCGACAACCGCATAATCATTCCCACGTCCGCCGTGGCGGGGGCCGCCTTCATCATCATGTGCGACTATCTGGCACATCTCACTGCGCCCATCTACGGAGTGCTACCCATCGGAGTCGTCACCGCCCTTATCGGAGCGCCGTTCTTCATCTATCTCCTGGTTAAGAAGAGGAGGGAGGTGGGATGGTGA
- a CDS encoding ATPase (AAA+ superfamily), with protein sequence MSDKYVSRPVYQDLLRRSIHTPMIKILVGMRRTGKSTLMKLFIEDLVASGTDPSAIYYRKFDEELEEERPDLRGLIDDVKSKISVGRGSFIFLDEMQDIDGWERAVESFYDTGAEVYITGSNANMLSSQLASKLSGRFIEINVYPLTFREFVEFRRARGDKSEESKLLRRFQQSGSLPAVALMDGTDSDLIDLMLTGIFNTVFVKDVVQRNEIRNSVKLNNLNRFMMRNIGDRVSVRSAAGYLTSTSSKTNPETVDSYISMLESAMLFYRAKRMDSATKNYLRTSEKFYCTDIGIRNSLVPAHPDDIDGIMENIVFMELKKMYGTVCTFDEDGKEIDFAVWAPNHKAYYQVCSDISSADTLKRELAPLKAITDNYPKFIVCKGNPGFEDVEGIRIIDYDEWVKDPF encoded by the coding sequence ATGTCCGATAAATACGTTTCACGCCCAGTATATCAGGACTTACTGAGGAGATCTATTCACACTCCGATGATCAAGATTCTGGTCGGAATGAGACGCACGGGCAAATCCACTTTAATGAAACTCTTCATAGAGGACCTCGTAGCCTCCGGCACAGATCCCTCCGCCATCTACTACCGCAAATTCGACGAAGAACTCGAAGAGGAAAGACCCGATCTCCGCGGTTTAATTGATGACGTAAAATCAAAAATCAGCGTAGGGCGGGGCTCGTTCATCTTCTTGGATGAGATGCAGGACATTGACGGTTGGGAACGTGCTGTCGAATCATTCTATGACACAGGTGCGGAAGTATACATAACCGGATCGAACGCAAACATGCTATCCTCCCAATTGGCCTCAAAACTATCTGGGAGGTTCATCGAGATAAACGTATACCCTCTCACATTCAGAGAGTTCGTTGAATTCAGAAGAGCCAGAGGGGATAAATCGGAGGAATCTAAGCTTCTGAGGAGATTCCAACAGAGCGGGTCGCTCCCGGCCGTAGCCCTGATGGATGGGACCGATTCTGATTTGATAGATCTTATGCTCACAGGGATATTCAATACCGTATTCGTTAAGGACGTAGTTCAACGGAATGAAATCAGAAACAGCGTGAAACTGAACAATCTTAACCGTTTCATGATGCGCAACATCGGCGACAGAGTGTCTGTCAGAAGTGCTGCGGGATACCTGACGAGCACCTCCTCCAAAACCAACCCGGAGACGGTGGATTCCTATATTTCAATGCTTGAATCAGCGATGCTGTTCTACCGTGCGAAGCGGATGGATTCCGCCACCAAAAATTATCTGCGCACGAGCGAGAAGTTCTATTGCACAGATATCGGAATCAGGAATTCGTTAGTCCCAGCGCATCCTGATGATATAGACGGCATCATGGAGAATATCGTCTTCATGGAACTGAAAAAGATGTACGGCACCGTATGCACCTTCGATGAAGACGGAAAAGAGATTGATTTCGCTGTATGGGCTCCGAACCACAAGGCCTATTATCAAGTATGCTCGGATATCTCCTCTGCAGATACTCTGAAGCGGGAATTGGCTCCTTTGAAGGCAATCACAGACAATTATCCGAAGTTTATCGTATGCAAAGGAAATCCCGGCTTTGAGGACGTCGAAGGCATCAGGATTATCGATTACGACGAATGGGTGAAGGACCCGTTCTGA
- a CDS encoding transposase IS605 OrfB family, giving the protein MYRSLKMRIEPDSEQRKVIEASFRYHCYVYNALITACKSYYRSNGRLPSQFDLNKLCTRIWHNCPFLHGYLYQNAMNETAKRVLQAFAKCEENRRRKERRKSKGKADKENAELTGSPETVLVCPRFRKPSRFHSYTNPLHMEVFTERNGRRMMKVSKVKGPVRCYNQKTPVPGVPRTCTIEKADKGTHTEYYACLSCWDDIERRRGDEYLGGHSPDAVGIDVGVSKTATLSDGTVYGNDHMYSKLLDLFRKKHEAFSNMLPGTPGYRKARSRLSHLYGRLRGIRRNNVETISRQIVDAFDIICMEDLKVGKIRRRSRGKRMTNAYDDASLGMLRRRLIDKAIEAGRKIILVDPKWTSQVCCRCGACVRKGLEVRTHVCPECGLVIDRDLNSAINILIWGLTGNPFPERWDE; this is encoded by the coding sequence ATGTACAGGTCGCTGAAGATGAGGATCGAACCGGACTCGGAGCAGAGGAAGGTTATCGAGGCATCGTTCAGATACCACTGTTATGTATACAACGCCCTCATCACCGCCTGCAAATCATATTACAGGAGCAACGGCAGGCTGCCTTCCCAGTTCGATCTCAACAAGCTGTGTACGAGGATCTGGCACAACTGTCCCTTCCTTCACGGGTACCTCTATCAGAATGCCATGAACGAGACCGCGAAACGCGTCCTTCAGGCATTCGCCAAATGCGAGGAGAACCGCAGGAGGAAGGAGAGGAGGAAGTCCAAAGGAAAGGCCGATAAGGAGAATGCCGAGTTAACCGGATCTCCGGAAACGGTATTGGTCTGTCCCAGGTTCAGGAAGCCCTCCAGATTCCATTCGTACACCAATCCCCTGCACATGGAGGTCTTTACCGAAAGGAACGGAAGGCGCATGATGAAGGTCTCCAAGGTCAAGGGTCCTGTCCGCTGCTATAACCAGAAGACCCCGGTCCCCGGGGTGCCCAGGACATGTACCATTGAAAAGGCGGATAAGGGCACCCATACCGAATATTACGCATGTCTCTCCTGCTGGGACGATATCGAACGCCGCAGAGGGGATGAGTATCTGGGCGGACATTCCCCCGATGCCGTGGGAATAGATGTGGGAGTATCCAAGACCGCCACGCTGTCCGACGGCACAGTGTACGGTAACGATCATATGTACTCTAAACTGCTGGACCTTTTCAGGAAGAAGCACGAGGCATTCAGCAATATGCTTCCGGGTACTCCCGGATACAGGAAGGCAAGGTCCCGTCTGAGCCATCTCTACGGGAGGCTCAGGGGGATCCGCAGGAACAATGTGGAAACCATCTCCCGTCAGATTGTAGATGCTTTCGACATAATATGCATGGAGGATCTGAAAGTAGGAAAGATAAGAAGGAGATCCAGAGGAAAACGCATGACGAACGCATACGACGACGCATCCCTGGGGATGCTGAGGAGGAGGCTCATCGACAAAGCGATAGAAGCTGGCCGTAAGATAATCCTCGTCGATCCCAAATGGACGTCCCAGGTATGCTGCAGATGCGGAGCATGCGTGAGGAAAGGCCTGGAGGTAAGGACACACGTGTGTCCCGAATGCGGTCTGGTAATAGACCGCGACCTCAACAGTGCGATAAACATCTTGATATGGGGGTTGACCGGCAACCCTTTCCCTGAAAGATGGGATGAATAG